The nucleotide sequence GCATGGCCATCAACGGCCTGCGGCCAGTCATCGAAATGCAGTTCGACGGCTTTGTACACCCGGCCATGAACCAGATCACCTCGCACATCGCGCGGTTCCGCTATCGCACTCGCGGTCAGCGTCCGCTGCCCATTGTCGTGCGCTGGCCCAATGGCGGCGGCGTGCGAGCGCTGGAACTCCACTCCGATTCCAATGAATCGATCTACGGCCATATCGCGGGACTCAAGGTCGTCATGCCCTCCACTCCCTACGACGCCAAAGGCCTGCTGATCGCCGCGATTGAAGACGACGACCCCGTGATGTTCCTCGAGCCCAAACGCATTTACCGCGCGATCAAGCAGGATGTGCCCGACGGTCTCTATCGTATCGCCATCGGCAAGGCGAAGATTGTGCAGGAAGGTAAACACATCACCGTCGTCGCTTACGGTGCGATGATCCGCACTTGCCAGCAGGCAATTGAACCGCTCAGTAAGGAAGGCTATTCGGTCGAACTTGTTGACTTGCGAACGATCTACCCGCTGGACACCGCGACGATCGTCGAATCCGTCAAGAAGACCGGCCGGTTGCTCGTTGTGCACGAAGCCGCGAAGTCTTTTGGTGCGGGGGCCGAGATTATCGCGCGGGTGAACGAGCAGGCCTTCGAGTATCTGGAAGCTCCGCCCGCCCGTCTCTGCGGCAACGACACCGTTCCGCCGCTCCCCAGAAACGAGGATCTCTATTTCTTCCCGCCGGAACGGGTAGTGTTCGCGGTGAAGAAAGTAATGAGTTACCCGGTATAGAAGTATGACGTATGAACTATGAAGTCTGAAGCA is from candidate division KSB1 bacterium and encodes:
- a CDS encoding alpha-ketoacid dehydrogenase subunit beta; translated protein: MAVMTMIQAINNAIALKLADDPHVIVYGEDVGVEGGVFRATEGLQKKFGAHRVFDAPLAESSIAGTAVGMAINGLRPVIEMQFDGFVHPAMNQITSHIARFRYRTRGQRPLPIVVRWPNGGGVRALELHSDSNESIYGHIAGLKVVMPSTPYDAKGLLIAAIEDDDPVMFLEPKRIYRAIKQDVPDGLYRIAIGKAKIVQEGKHITVVAYGAMIRTCQQAIEPLSKEGYSVELVDLRTIYPLDTATIVESVKKTGRLLVVHEAAKSFGAGAEIIARVNEQAFEYLEAPPARLCGNDTVPPLPRNEDLYFFPPERVVFAVKKVMSYPV